In a single window of the Rhineura floridana isolate rRhiFlo1 chromosome 3, rRhiFlo1.hap2, whole genome shotgun sequence genome:
- the LOC133381424 gene encoding zinc finger protein ZFP2-like, whose product MAEIMAENIQQEGPALEERLMASAGSSHECMSFPNAAAELGHVWKRESDEELHPVLEESNTFPDMEVDIGNQDGMKTQEGNQTDKDWDQSVACLDGSFYETPAHPEKQKEERSNECPTRVESYNDASSIQIQWKAHTGDKPFKCLDCGKSFKRNSELIRHKRIHTGEKPFKCLECGKSFTQSRNLTSHQRSHTGEKPYKCLECGKCFSQAGILTSHQRSHTGEKPYQCLECGKCFSQSGILTAHQGMHTGQKPFKCLECGKSFRQQIHLTSHERTHTGEKPFKCVECGKSFRQQIHLTSHERTHTGEKPFKCVECGKSFSQSSHLIRHERIHTGEKPFNCLLCGKRFGHSAELIRHERTHTGEKPFKCLDCGKSFSRSSELIRHERTHTGEKPFKCLECGKDFGDSTNLIRHQVSHTGEKPFKCPVCGKSFSQSRSLTSHQRTHTGEKPYQCLECGKCFSQSGILTAHQGMHTGQKPFKCLECGKRFRQLIHLTSHKRIHTGEKPFKCLECGRSFRQHIHLTCHERTHTGEKPFKCLECGKSFSHNSILISHVRTHTGDKPFKCLECGKSFTWSTLLIRHERTHTAEKPFKCMECGKSFRECSLLNKHQRSHTGEKPFKCLECGKNFTSSTLLIRHQRVHIGDNHLNAWSFERASVSAQNLLDIKEFTAEMIHSNDEDAVQTVVMQ is encoded by the exons atggcggagatcatggCAGAGAACATCCAACAGGAAGGGCCTGCGTTAGAAGAAAGGCTTATGGCTTCAGCAGGAAGTTCCCATGAATGCATGTCCTTCCCGAATGCAGCTGCTGAAT TAGGGCATGTGTGGAAGAGAGAAAGTGACGAGGAACTCCATCCGGTGCTGGAGGAAAGCAATACGTTTCCAGATATGGAAGTAGACATTGGGAATCAAGATGGGATGAAGACACAGGAAGGAAATCAAACAGATAAGGATTGGGATCAATctgttgcttgtctggatgggagCTTCTATGAAACTCCAGCCCAtccagaaaaacagaaagaagaaagaagcaaTGAGTGCCCAACACGTGTGGAAAGCTATAATGATGCATCGAGCATTCAAATACAGTGGAAAGCCCATACAGGAGACAAACCGTTTAAATGTCTggattgtggaaagagcttcaaacGGAACTCAGAACTTATTAGACataaaagaattcacacaggagagaagccttttaaatgcctggagtgtggaaaaagcttcactcAGAGCAGAAACCTGACTTCACATCAAAGgagccacacaggagagaagccatataaatgcctggagtgtgggaaGTGCTTCAGCCAGGCTGGAATTCTTACATCTCATCAAAGaagccacacaggagagaaaccatatcagtgtctggaatgtggaaagtgcttcagtcagagtggaattCTTACTGCACATCAAGGAATGCAcacagggcagaaaccatttaaatgcctggagtgtggaaaaagttttCGCCAGCAGATACACCTTACTTCccatgaaagaacacacactggcgagaaaccatttaaatgcgtagagtgtggaaagagtttccgtCAGCAGATACACCTTACTTCccatgaaagaacacacactggcgagaaaccatttaaatgcgtagagtgtggaaagagtttcagccaGAGCTCCCATCTTATTAGACatgaaagaatccacacaggagagaaaccatttaactGCCTGCTGTGTGGAAAGCGCTTTGGTCATAGTGCAGAACTTATTagacatgaaagaacccacacaggagagaaaccatttaaatgcctcgattgtggaaagagcttcagtcggagctcAGAACTTATTAGACATGAAaggacccacacaggagagaaaccatttaaatgcttagagtgtggaaaggaCTTCGGTGATAGTACAAATCTTATTAGACATCAAGTcagccacacaggagagaaaccatttaaatgtccggtgtgtgggaaaagcttcagtcagagcaggagccttacttcacatcaaagaacccatacaggagagaaaccgtatcaatgcttggagtgtgggaaatgcttcagtcagagtggaattCTTACTGCACATCAAGGAATGCACACAGGacagaaaccatttaaatgcctggaatgtgggaaACGGTTTCGTCAGCTCATACATCTAACCTCTCACAAacgaattcacacaggagagaaaccatttaaatgcctggagtgtggccGGAGTTTTCGTCAGCACATACACCTTACCTGTCatgaaaggacacatacaggagagaagccatttaaatgcctggaatgtggaaagagcttcagtcacaattCAATCCTTATTTCTCAcgtaagaacccacacaggagataaACCgtttaaatgcctggagtgtggaaagagctttacttGGAGCACGCTCCTTATTagacatgaaagaacccacacagcagagaagccatttaaatgtatggaatgtggaaagagctttagagaATGCTCATTACTTAACAAACATCAGAGAAGCCACACTggtgagaaaccatttaaatgcttggagtgtggaaagaactttacTTCAAGCACACTCCTTATCAGACATCAGCGAGTTCACATAGGAGATAatcatttaaatgcttggagttttgaaagagcttcagtcagtgcTCAGAACTTATTAGACATAAAAGAATTCACAGCAGAGATGATCCACAGCAATGATGAGGATGCCGTGCAAACTGTTGTCATGCAATAA